ACGCTGCAGTAGGTTTTAACCGGGGATCATCGCATAGAGTTGGAATCTCAACGCCGCCTTGCTGAGCAGCCGCCAGAATGGTCGTTCCTGTTTCTACTTCAACTCTCTTTCCATTTAAGGTCAGTGAGACTTTTGACATGTTCCTCTCCTTAGTCGACAGAGATAGCACCCAGACGGCACACGCTCATGCACAGCCCACAGCGAATGCATTTCCCTTTGTCGATGCTATGAGGTTTCTTTTTCTCTCCGGAGATGGCCCCGACCGGGCAATATTTCACACAAAGGCCACAACCGCGACATTTAGCCGGGATCGTCTCATAGGTAATCAAAGCCTGGCACTTCTTCGCCGGGCATTTCTTATCATGGATATGCGCCTCATATTCGCTCCGGAAATACTTGATCGTGGTCAATACCGGATTCGGCGCAGTCTGTCCCAGCCCACATAGTGAGCCCTCTTTCACACTCGCGGCCAACTCCTCGAGGAACTCGATGTCCCCGGCTTTGCCCTCGCCATTGCTGATCCGCTCCAGAACTTCCTGCATCCGCAGCGTCCCGATGCGGCAGAAGGTGCACTTGCCGCAGGATTCATCCTGAGTGAACTTGAGGAAGAATTTAGCCACGTCCACCACGCAGGCACTCTCGTCCATGACAATCAACCCGCCCGACCCCAGGATGGCTCCGGTTTTGGACA
The nucleotide sequence above comes from Dehalococcoidia bacterium. Encoded proteins:
- a CDS encoding NADH-ubiquinone oxidoreductase-F iron-sulfur binding region domain-containing protein is translated as ERGLWGKPTNINNVKSLASVPVIINKGAEWYASIGTEKSKGTAVFALTGKIANSGLIEVPMGTTLREIIMDIGGGIPGGKPLKAVQIGGPSGGCLPASFIDLPVDYESVSKTGAILGSGGLIVMDESACVVDVAKFFLKFTQDESCGKCTFCRIGTLRMQEVLERISNGEGKAGDIEFLEELAASVKEGSLCGLGQTAPNPVLTTIKYFRSEYEAHIHDKKCPAKKCQALITYETIPAKCRGCGLCVKYCPVGAISGEKKKPHSIDKGKCIRCGLCMSVCRLGAISVD